The following nucleotide sequence is from Trifolium pratense cultivar HEN17-A07 linkage group LG2, ARS_RC_1.1, whole genome shotgun sequence.
ACTACATCTTTGCATATGTAATCTATCATGATTGTTCTTTGCAATGGTCATTCAGTCCAGGCTTAAACTCATGTGGTAAAGCCATGTGGATATAATTTCTCTTGATTGTTGGGAAAAAgaggcatagagaaaataaaagaatagaATCAACAATACAAGAATATAATATGGAAACTctaaaatagaagaaaaaaccaCGActgttgtcaaaaccgacaacaaAAGAATATCATTATGCGAAagattgttacaacacatagactactaTCAACCTTATactcacactctccaaagcaaatagttaactacatctcacaaccctctaatacaagagtatAACAGAAACAAAAAGAGTCAgatatataaacttaaagtgtttccAACTTGTGGATCTAAAACCAAAGAACTTaggtttaatatatatatagcctTGATTTCCCCTTCTTCATCactctaagcgatgtgggacttctccGATAGCTATTTTTTAACATCCTTCTTTATTTAACAAACTAGGTGATGTGGGATTtgacaatcaaccccaacatTGATTTCATCACTGAGATAAATTGGCCAGCTACAATCACATGGTCTCGTGACTATCTGACCTTCTTAGATCTTGACATACAAAGATGGAGTCAAAAGGCAGTGGTGGCGGACAATGTCGTAGATTTTATAATCCGCATCGGCTTACGATCACGACAAGTGCTTCGTTTCTCCGACCACATCGTCTGTCCGGTTAAATTTGAGTTCATCTTACTAAGTAAACTTTTCAAAAGAAGGCACATGTCGGATGCAAAAGGTAAGTAGCCAAGTATCCACAATCTTATAATGCAAATCCAGCTAGCCTTGGCTACTAACATAACATGAGTCAGAAAGGCTAAAAGTCAGAAGTAATATCAAATGGCCAATGAATGTAAAAAGCATGAAAATTCCAAGCTTCATCCCTTATGCATTAGAAACACATGATCCGTTGGCCAATAACAACATATGCTCTCAATGTTTGATTCAAATCACAGAAAGAATTACCTTACAAGTCTGCATCAAATGCAAATTGGTCCTTATTGGACACGATGCAACTCTTCATATGACGCCATTACAAACTGGTCATGCGCCATTACAAACTGGTCATGCATCAACTTGTTATATGGGTTGTACAACTTGTAACCCTTTCAGGTTTGATCATAACCGACGAAGATGAACTTCTCGCTCTTGTCATCAAGTTTGACTCTTTTCTCGTCTGCAATGTGAACCAAGCTATATGGTTGTAGTATGTTTTCACAATTTTAGATTGTGCTACCTAAACATCTTGAAAAGAGCGATTTAATATCTTGGTCTCAAATATTTGttcaaaacaattttatttCGGACATAACATATACTAACATACAGTAATACAGTTTGTGTGTgtgcacacacacacaaaagttcaacaaaatcaattcttaatagtatgTTAATTCAGAGCTAATTCATATCTTTGAAATGAATACGACTTCTCTAAAATGAACAATTCACTTTATCATTTAAATTAAGCAATATTAGTCCTTAGTTAACAAATCAAAGGTACATATTGTAGGTAACAAATCGCAACCTTATTAAAATAACAATCCTTGATTGTCTAACTTTACACCTTTAATCCTTGATTGCAAGATATCTGGCTGGCTAGATATTAGGCTAACAGTAGGAGTAACAGAATCTATAAATGAGAAGTCAGAATTTTCACAAATTTTATCTTTCTCCCATATGTTGCATATCTTGTTGTACACCTTAAACATAGTAGGCCTTTGTTCAAATAAAGGATGAACACATTCACGTGCTACTCTAAGAAGAGTATATACCTCATCTTCAAATTCTAtcttgtttatatattcatccACTGCATCACAGAATCTAGAAGGGTCATCCTCCAACATTTTTACTTGATTATATTCACATATTTGGCCAAATTTCTTCCCATTAATCAGCTCAAAAAGCAGACAACCAAAGTCAAAAACATCCTTCTTGTCAAGTCCTATGTTTTTGTTCAAATCATTATTCATAAACATGGCTCCTCCAAAATTGGATATTTTTGGCTCAAAATTTTTCCCTAGCAAGATACAATCAGAATTTATATTGAGATGAACCATATGCAGGCTATGATGGAGGCAACATAAACCTCTTGCAACTCCAAGTGCAATTTTGATAACTATTTGCCATCCTAATTTTGTAGTTTCATTCAACTTATCAGAAAGCTTTCCATTTGACATGTATTTATACACCAAAAAAATTTCTGTTTTTCCTTCTTCTATACAAAAACCAATCAAAGGAACTATGTTTCTATGATTGTATTGTCCCAAAATCATTATTTCTAACTCAAACGTTTTGATAGACAATTGAGAATCATGTAGTTTCTTAACTGCCAAGAAACAACCATTTGGAAGAGTTGCCTTGTACATTATACCAGTTACTCCCAACCCAATGACATTGTTCATGCTAAAGTTTTCTGTTGCATGACAGAGTTTTGTGAAGTGCATTCTATAAGTCAATCTTCCAACTTTATTGATCTGGTGAAATCATTCAtccaaaaaacaataaagacaataacattatgttatttttatgtataaatgtcatttttttataataagattAATGTCTGGAAAAATCACAGTTACCTGTATTCTTTTCTCTAGCAACTCCTCCATAGGCAAGATTTTGGCTTTTTGTCTATTTTTCTTTAGTTTCTGTACATGATAGGCCCcaataaaaagatgattaatagcaataaaaaaaaacctttcaaTTATAATATAGTTACATCAAAATCTTTTTAATGAAATCCTATAGCTTAAATTAAAACATGAGTGATTGATCTAAATGCAAACATCTATAATGCTATAATCAAAATTGCATTGTCTCTCCATTATCACCATTATTTAAATCACTCTATTTgacaatttctatttttacaaGAACATATTTTCATTGGTCCGttaattactactactactactatttcAAGTGTAATTTGGTCTGTTggattaatataaataaagtcTATCCATTTATGTATTTACTTCCAAGATTGAAGTAAACTTGAGTGTTCTTTTTAAGATATTGTGAGTGAATTCTATCTAGGCTTCCGAGAAAACCATTTTAGCATCAGAGAAAGATTCCAAATTGTTGGATTTAAATGTGAGTGGTTCCTCCTACATCGATAATGAATGTGAAAAATGATGCACATATAAGAGATGTGACTCAATTGCCTAATACCTTAAAGTATTAGGTGGTGATTTGGCATTTCCCTCTAATGAAGTCCTGGAGTATTAGTTTGTTGTTGCTCCTAATACTCTCTTAGACTCTCCAACAAGTGGTGTTAGAGTTATGATTTGACTTGCTGGGAGAGCGATAGCAAATCCTGAAGTTTGGTGTAAATTCCTGAAGTTTGGAGTAAATATAGGATGTTGAGATTCACACTTGAAGGAGAGATtgttaaattcaaatttgagtGGTTAGTCTCACATAGACTATGAATGGATAAAATGTTGGAATATAATTTGACTCATTCTAAAGGTTAGAACCGTACGTCTCTAGCTTTGAATCTGATTCCCAACTGATTAAATTAGCTTTTCAATCCTCTTCCATGGCCCATTATAGTTACGTAATCGCTGATTCAATTGTTTGGAGTTGGTTAAATCCATGCATTTTAGAGTGGCACGCATTTATCATGAAGGAAACTGTTGTGTAAATAGAATGACTATTTGGATAACACAAATTTTtactagtagaaaaatgttCCTCCTTCAAAGAGACTACATTTGTGATTTAATGGTCTTGcttattttagatttcattagttttttgttgtttattgtTGTTTACTGCTGCATTATTTTATCCTTGGTTTTATCCTTTGTGGTTTTTTAGGAATGGTTTTTAACGAGCAGTTGCAGACTCCAACGTAATTAGGTGCTCAAAATGGTATATGGTGGTTATGGGATGCCAACATATTTGGAATGTCATAGCTGTCATATATGATCATGCCAATGCACTCTAAtgttttatgacaaaaaaaaggTGACTCATATATcaaatgtcttaaggttttCAGTGGAGATGTGGTGTATTTCTCTCGTGTATGTGGAGTATCGACCCGTTGTTGCTTCCAACTTCATCGAACTCCCCCACCTAGTGGTAATAGAGCCTGGATTCGACTTGGTGGGGGAGCGAGAGTGGATCCTAGTGTGGGAGACTCACACTTGAGGTTCCTTATATACctaatttcttaaggttttggcTGGAGTCGTGGCATTGGCCTCTATGGGCATTGCTATATGGTGCGAATAATTTTTCGCGTAAAGGACACGAACAGTGCAATTTGGTACGTTTGACTTTCAAACTATCTGCTTGTTGATGaaatacaaaagcaagtattttctttatatcgtatccacagggactagtgcgATATTAATTGTAAATATACAAAttccatgattttaagtgcGGGTTTGTTTCGATTTGGTTTTGTAACGTAAAATCGTGATATGAAAGTGCGTAATAAACTTTGGATATAAAAACTTGTTGGGATCGGATTTATCAAATCATTCACATGTATCCGTTAACTatcgatatatatatttcatttaccaatctATATCGTCACGTATTACTCGTCGATCATATCCGTGTCCGGAATATGTCTTGAAATCTATTGAATCTATTAATTTTCCGAtatctcgaatcattaatcgataaAATAGTATTAAGCTTTAATACTTTAGGTGACTATTAAATCCCAAaatctatgtctaaactttgAAATCTAACAAGTGATTATCCTAAATCTTTGATTCAAATAACATATGTCTATATCATTTAAATCCTTTGAGATAAGCATAAAAACAAAGATATCActaatattgattgataaataaaactCATATAGCAAAGTTAAACTAGATTCATGATCATAATTTAATTACATCCAACCCCAACAAAAGAGATTTAGCTATGAATAGCCATAATAAACTTACAAAAGAGTGAAGATGAGAAGGATTGAAAGACCATAgggcttgatttctcaagttgtgTGGAATCCACCTTCAAAACCTTACTAAACAGGATCTATCTATAAAAATCGTATTTTTCTATCTGATATTAGCTAGCTATATATTCATTACAAAATGATCTAAaatgctatttatagacttcTGAAATGggcctgttcgctaagcgaatccttgttcgctaagcgaagaaGTTGCTTAGTTGAAGAGGTTTGCTGACACGTGTATTTAGCTGTGACTCATCCTTTGCTCGCTAGgtgttcgctgcagcgagcttattcgctgcatgctcgct
It contains:
- the LOC123911597 gene encoding probably inactive leucine-rich repeat receptor-like protein kinase At5g48380 isoform X1, with protein sequence MEFSNQFKESFRYGVIAGYCFAATFVIVFYLSYFLPIQLIKIWKIKIIGHKKTVEMSKLLIQDFRLEKIKEKLKKNRQKAKILPMEELLEKRIQINKVGRLTYRMHFTKLCHATENFSMNNVIGLGVTGIMYKATLPNGCFLAVKKLHDSQLSIKTFELEIMILGQYNHRNIVPLIGFCIEEGKTEIFLVYKYMSNGKLSDKLNETTKLGWQIVIKIALGVARGLCCLHHSLHMVHLNINSDCILLGKNFEPKISNFGGAMFMNNDLNKNIGLDKKDVFDFGCLLFELINGKKFGQICEYNQVKMLEDDPSRFCDAVDEYINKIEFEDEVYTLLRVARECVHPLFEQRPTMFKVYNKICNIWEKDKICENSDFSFIDSVTPTVSLISSQPDILQSRIKGVKLDNQGLLF
- the LOC123911597 gene encoding probably inactive leucine-rich repeat receptor-like protein kinase At5g48380 isoform X2, which translates into the protein MSKLLIQDFRLEKIKEKLKKNRQKAKILPMEELLEKRIQINKVGRLTYRMHFTKLCHATENFSMNNVIGLGVTGIMYKATLPNGCFLAVKKLHDSQLSIKTFELEIMILGQYNHRNIVPLIGFCIEEGKTEIFLVYKYMSNGKLSDKLNETTKLGWQIVIKIALGVARGLCCLHHSLHMVHLNINSDCILLGKNFEPKISNFGGAMFMNNDLNKNIGLDKKDVFDFGCLLFELINGKKFGQICEYNQVKMLEDDPSRFCDAVDEYINKIEFEDEVYTLLRVARECVHPLFEQRPTMFKVYNKICNIWEKDKICENSDFSFIDSVTPTVSLISSQPDILQSRIKGVKLDNQGLLF